Proteins from one Limanda limanda chromosome 9, fLimLim1.1, whole genome shotgun sequence genomic window:
- the usp24 gene encoding ubiquitin carboxyl-terminal hydrolase 24 isoform X2: METEEEQHITTLLCMGFPDPDVIRKALRLAKNDINEAVALLTNESPGLGYGYEPMESGPAPGSGSSGDGETSGRTGTGGFDPPPAYHDVVDSERSNDENGNCSGESMEFPTTNLYELESRVFTDHWSIPYKREESLGKCLIAATCLARHSLADADENCKRFIDRCMPEAFKKLLTSSAVHKWGTEIHEGIYNMLMLLVELVAERVKQDPVPVNLMGVLTMAFNPDNEYHFKNRMKACQRNWAEVFGEEANMFAVSPSNTYQKEPHGWLVDLVNRFGELGGFTAIQSKLNTEEIEIACVSALVQPLGVCAEYLNSSLVQPMLDPVIHKMIKYVQNLEEKDLKDKRLVSIPDLLSAIKLLCMRFQRELVAVVDDLRLDTLLRMLKTPHFSTKMNSLKEVTKLIEESTVSKTVKNAIDTDKLLDWLVENSVLSIALEGNIDQAQYCERIKGIIELLGSKLSLDELSKIWRIQAGQSSTVIENIHTIIAAAAVKFSFDQLTHLFVLIQKSWEVESDRVRQKLLSLIGRIGKEARSETTTGKVLEVLWELAHLPTLPTSLVQQALEEHLGILSDAYAVKEAVKRSYIIKCIEDIKKTHTQEDSKGSDTQSSFLSGSWSKKKANALAKASQQSSPQAVWVVPALRQLHEITRSFIKQTYQKQDKSIIQDLKKNFEIVKLITGSLVCCHRLAATAAGNNGLSGSTLVDGRYTYQEYLDSHLRFLAFFLQEASLYLVWNRAKELWECLVSGPDVCELDREMCFEWFTKGQHDLESDVQQQLFKEKILKLEPYEITMNGFNLFKTFFENVNLCDHRLKRQGTQLCVERLDLAGMDFIWRIAMETPDEEIANEAIQLIITYSYTNLNPKMKKDSVNLHKKFIADCYKRLEAASSALGGPTLTHAVTRATKMLTATAMPTVATSVQSPSRYRGGFGSTKLVIIERLLLLAERYVLTIEDMYSVPRTILPHGASYNGHPVTLHITYESTKDTFTLETHSNETIGSIRWKISEHLSCPVDNVQIFANDSVLTMNRDQKLLSQLGFNDEQSLTVKSSGTGTPSGSSESSASASSSSSSAVFNSAYALEQEKSLPGVVMALVCNVFEMLYQLANLDESRITLRVRKLLLLIPTDPDVQDALDNFVPKESSVWSHQKTLFTLSQATGSRSPSMASKQQHQPSAATILETLFRSSAPGMSTFRVLYNLEVLSSKLMPTSDDEMAKTSSKSFCENFLKAGGLSLVVNVMQRDSIPPEVDYETRQGVYSICLQLARFLLVGQSMPASLDDDVIRDGEALSSRPFRNAGRAGRQLSLCGTPEKSSYRQMSLSERSSIRVEEIIPAARVAIQTMEVGDFTSTVACFMRLTWAAAAGRLDLVGSPQPIRETHTSLLPQGVRTRVSSTGSNCSSSSEGETIPTALHAGICVRQQSVSIKDTIIAREALSLLVTCLQLRCQQLCSFYNLPSVNDFIIDVLLGSPSGEIRRVACDQLYTLSQSDTSGFPEVQKPNLFLLSVILTAQLPLWSPTSVMRGVNQRLLSQCTEYFDLRCQLLDDLTTSEMEALKVSAATMLEDEISWLDNFEPSWSSEMETSEADNVLLAGHLRLIKTLLSLCGNEKEQLGPSLIQQLLDDFLFRASRIIINSSNPTPSPAPSHDFHPKCSTASSRLAAYEVLVMLADSSLSNLQLITKELLSMHHQYDPSLCKEFDYLPPVESRSVSGFVGLKNGGATCYMNAVFQQLYMQPGLAEAFLSIEDDTDQPEESVFYQVQSLFGHLMESKLQYYIPENFWKIFKMWNKELYVREQQDAYEFFTSLVDQLDEHLKKMGREQIFKNTFQGIFSDQKICKDCPHRYEREETFMALNLGVTSCQSLEISLDQFVRGEVLEGSNAYYCEKCQEKRTTVKRTCIKSLPSVLCIHLMRFGFDWESGRSIKYDEQIRFPWVLNMEPYTVSGMARQDCSGEGSEGRGDGTSGGSPRKKVTISENYELVGVVVHSGQAHAGHYYSFIKDRRGSARGRWYKFNDNVVEEFDMNDETLEYECFGGEYRPKVYDQSNPYPDVRRRYWNAYMLFYQKISDQNSPVLPKKSRVSIMRQEAEDLTLSAPSSPDVSPQSSPRPPRANNDRLTLLTRLVRKGEKKGLFVEKMPASIYQNVRDENLKFMRNRDVYNSDYFNFTLSLTSVNATKLKHSEYQPMAKESLQLAVHFLFHTYLHTKKKLRVDTEEWMATVEVLLTKSSEACQWMVQYLVGPEGREITRVCLLECSMREVRVVVAAILEKTLECALHFGDPGLDGLTDALLSLLDKDVPENVKNCAQYFSLFSNFAQRGCGPCQLLLKHSAYRRMLMFLLGPNRQNNQNRRWSPAQAREFLHLHSTLALLTLQSDLGPQRTHSPGGFKLRVVNVPSSSPLLPLHTDILTSLFTPEGQPYLLEVMFAMRELSGPLSLLIEMVTYCSFCNEPFSLGVLQLLKIQLETAPPHELKNIFQMLQELLVAEDPLQTQRLKYAFESDKGLLALMHQSNNMDSRRCYQCVKFLVTLAQKCPPAKDYFKDLSGHWSWAVQWLQKKMTEHYWTPQSNVSNETSTNKTFQRTISAQDTLAYATALLNEKEQSGSSNGSDGSPANENAERSLRQGSESPMMLGDSKSDLEDVDP, encoded by the exons AGGAGCAATGATGAGAATGGGAACTGCTCAGGGGAAAGCATGGAGTTCCCCACCACCAACCTGTATGAGCTGGAGAGTCGAGTCTTCACTGATCACTGGTCGATACCTTACAAGAGAGAGGAGTCCCTGGGCAAGTGCCTGATCGCAGCCACCTGCCTCGCCAGGCACA GTCTCGCTGACGCTGATGAGAACTGCAAGCGGTTTATTGATCGCTGCATGCCGGAGGCCTTTAAAAAG TTGCTGACGAGCAGTGCTGTACACAAATGGGGCACAGAGATTCATGAGGGGATCTACAACATGCTCATGttgctggtggagctggtggcAGAGAGGGTCAAGCAAGACCCTGTTCCTGTAAACCTGATGGGAGTCCTGACTATG GCCTTCAACCCTGATAATGAGTACCATTTTAAGAATCGGATGAAAGCCTGCCAAAGGAACTGGGCTGAAGTGTTTGGAGAAGAGGCCAACATGTTTGCTGTCTCTCCTAGCAACACCTATCAGAAA gAGCCTCATGGTTGGCTGGTTGATTTGGTGAATCGG TTTGGAGAGTTGGGAGGATTCACTGCCATCCAGTCTAAACTCAACACTGAGGAAATCGAGATCGCC TGTGTATCAGCTCTGGTCCAGCCTCTCGGAGTTTGTGCAGAATACCTGAACTCCAGCCTTGTCCAG CCGATGCTTGATCCAGTCATCCACAAGATGATCAAATATGTACAGAACTTGGAGGAAAAGGATCTTAAAGACAAG CGCCTGGTGAGCATCCCGGACCTCCTGTCGGCCATCAAGCTGCTTTGTATGAGGTTCCAGAGGGAACTGGTCGCTGTGGTGGATGATTTGCGGCTGGACACGCTGCTGCGTATGCTCAAAACCCCCCACTTCTCCACCAAGATGAACTCCCTCAAAGAG GTGACAAAGTTAATAGAAGAGAGCACGGTGTCCAAGACCGTGAAAAACGCTATTGACACAGATAAACTGCTGGACTGGCTTGTAGAGAACTCAGTTCTGTCAATAGCACTGGAAG GAAACATCGATCAAGCTCAGTACTGTGAGAGGATTAAGGGAATCATTGAGCTGCTGGGCAGTAAACTTTCTCTGGATGAACTCTCTAAGATCTGGAGAATACAG GCGGGCCAGTCATCAACTGTGATAGAAAACATTCATACAAtcatcgctgctgctgctgtgaagttCAGCTTTGATCAACTCACTCACCTCTTTGTGCTCATACAGAAG AGCTGGGAGGTTGAGAGTGACCGTGTGAGACAGAAGCTGCTCAGTCTGATAGGGAGGATCGGCAAAGAAGCTCGCTCTGAAACAACAACTGGAAAG GTGCTGGAGGTGCTGTGGGAGTTGGCTCATCTTCCCACCCTGCCTACCAGTCTAGTTCAGCAGGCGTTGGAGGAGCACCTGGGGATCCTGAGTGATGCTTATGCCGTCAAAGAGGCGGTGAAACGCAGTTACATCATTAAATGTATTGAGGACATAAAGAAG ACTCACACTCAGGAGGACAGTAAAGGCAGCGacactcaaagctcttttcTTTCTGGCTCTTGGAGCAAGAAGAAAGCTAACGCTTTGGCCAAA GCCTCTCAGCAGAGCAGTCCTCAGGCGGTCTGGGTTGTTCCGGCTCTTCGTCAGCTGCACGAGATCACCCGTTCTTTCATCAAGCAGACCTATCAAAAACAGGACAAG AGCATCATCCAGGACCTGAAGAAGAACTTTGAGATCGTCAAACTGATCACAGGATCCCTCGTGTGCTGCCATCGACTGGCCGCGACTGCTGCGGGAAATAATGGACTTTCAGGCTCGACCCTGGTGGATGGACGATACACCTACCAGGAG TATCTGGACAGCCACCTGCGCTTCCTGGCCTTCTTCCTCCAGGAGGCCAGCCTCTACCTTGTCTGGAATAGGGCCAAAGAGCTCTGGGAGTGCCTGGTGTCGGGGCCGGACGTCTGTGAACTTGACCGTGAG atgtgtttCGAGTGGTTCACCAAAGGACAGCATGACCTTGAGAGTGatgttcagcagcagctcttcaaagAGAAGATCTTAAAACTTGAGCCATATGAGATCACCATGAACG GTTTTAATCTGTTTAAGACCTTCTTTGAGAATGTTAATCTATGTGATCATCGCCTGAAACGTCAAGGAACTCAGCTG TGTGTGGAGCGCCTTGACCTGGCAGGGATGGACTTTATCTGGCGCATCGCCATGGAAACCCCTGATGAAGAAATAGCTAATGAAGCGATCCAGCTCATAATCACATACAGCTACACCAACCTCAATCCCAAGATGAAGAAG GATTCTGTAAATTTGCATAAGAAGTTCATTGCCGATTGTTACAAGAGACTAGAG GCAGCGAGTTCGGCTCTGGGTGGTCCAACTTTGACACATGCTGTGACTAGGGCAACAAAGATGCTGACAGCCACCGCCATGCCGACTGTGGCCACATCTGTACAATCACCATCCAGGTACAGAGGGGGGTTTGG ATCCACTAAGCTGGTAATAATCGAAAGACTGCTGCTATTGGCTGAGCGCTACGTCCTAACTATAGAG GACATGTACTCAGTTCCTCGCACTATTCTACCTCATGGGGCCTCGTACAATGGACACCCTGTTACTCTGCACATCACCTATGAGTCAACCAAAGACACTTTCACCTTAGAG ACCCACAGTAATGAGACAATAGGAAGTATCCGGTGGAAGATATCTGAGCACTTGAGCTGTCCGGTGGATAATGTCCAGATCTTTGCCAATGATAGTGTG CTGACCATGAATCGGGACCAGAAGCTGCTGTCACAGCTTGGTTTTAACGATGAACAGAGCCTGACTGTGAAGAGCTCCGGCACTGGCACCCCGTCTGGCAGCTCCGAGTCTTCGGCCTCAGCCTCTAGCAGTTCCAGCTCCGCGGTCTTCAACTCTGCCTACGCCTTGGAGCAG GAGAAGTCATTGCCTGGTGTGGTGATGGCTTTGGTGTGTAATGTGTTTGAGATGCTTTACCAGCTGGCTAACCTTGATGAATCCAG AATCACCCTTCGTgtgaggaagctgctgctgttgatccCAACAGACCCAGATGTGCAGGATGCTCTGGACAACTTTGTTCCCAAAGAATCCAGTGTCTGGAGCCACCAG AAGACACTGTTCACCCTCAGCCAGGCTACAGGCTCTCGATCTCCATCCATGGCCTccaagcagcagcaccagcccAGCGCTGCAACTATATTGGAGACACTGTTCAGATCCTCGGCACCTGGCATGTCCACCTTCAGAGTGCTCTACAACCTGGAG GTGTTGAGTTCAAAGCTCATGCCCACATCTGATGATGAGATGGCCAAAACCAGCAGCAAGTCCTTCTGTGAGAACTTCCTGAAAGCAGGAGGCCTCAG TCTGGTGGTGAATGTGATGCAAAGGGACTCCATCCCACCAGAGGTGGACTACGAGACCAGACAGGGAGTCTACTCAATCTGTCTTCAGCTGGCCAG GTTCCTTCTGGTTGGTCAGAGCATGCCTGCATCACtggatgatgatgtcatcagagaTGGCGAGGCGCTGTCATCCCGTCCGTTTCGTAATGCAGGAAGAGCAGGGCGGCAGCTGTCTCTCTGTGGAACTCCAGAGAAGTCCTCCTACAGGCAGATGTCTTTGTCTGAGCGCTCGTCCATAAGAGTGGAGGAGATTATACCTGCTGCTCGTGTGGCCATTCAG ACCATGGAGGTGGGTGATTTCACCTCCACGGTGGCCTGCTTCATGCGTCTGACCTGGGCAGCTGCAGCTGGCCGGTTGGATCTGGTTGGCAGCccccagccaatcagagagacCCACACATCACTTCTTCCACAGGGAGTTCGCACCAGAGTCAGCAGTACAG gaagTAACTGCAGCTCCAGCAGTGAGGGGGAGACAATACCGACAGCGTTGCATGCAGGGATATGTGTCAGACAGCAGAGTGTCTCCATCAAAGACACCATCATTGCCCGCGAGGCTCTGTCACTGCTCGTTACCTGTCTGCAGCTACGCTGTCAGCAGCTGT GTTCTTTTTACAACCTTCCCTCCGTCAATGATTTCATTATTGATGTCCTGCTGGGATCTCCGAGTGGAGAG ATCCGCCGTGTGGCTTGTGATCAGCTGTACACTCTCAGCCAGTCCGACACTTCGGGCTTCCCTGAGGTCCAGAAACCCAACCTGTTCCTGCTCTCAGTCATTCTCACTGCTCAACTGCCACTGTGGAGTCCCACATCGGTCATGAGGGGAGTCAACCAGAG GCTGCTGTCCCAGTGCACTGAGTACTTTGACCTAAGATGTCAGCTTCTGGATGACCTAACGA CATCTGAGATGGAGGCGTTAAAAGTGAGCGCAGCCACCATGCTGGAGGATGAGATCTCCTGGCTGGACAACTTTGAGCCCAGCTGGAGCTCTGAAatggagaccagcgaggcagaCAATGTCCTCCTGGCTGGACACCTCCGCCTCATCAAGACCTTGCTCTCACTCTGTGGCAATGAGAAGGAACAACTTG GTCCATCTCTGATCCAGCAGTTGTTGGACGACTTCCTGTTTCGAGCCTCACGCATCATTATTAACAGCTCCAACCCCACACCATCCCCAGCTCCCAGCCATGACTTCCATCCCAA gTGTAGCACAGCCAGCAGCAGACTGGCAGCCTACGAGGTGCTGGTGATGCTGGCTGACAGCTCTCTCTCAAACCTCCAGCTCATCACCAAAGAGTTACTGTCCATGCATCACCAGTATGATCCTTCTCTCTGCAAGGAGTTCGAT TATCTGCCTCCTGTAGAGAGCCGATCGGTCTCAGGTTTTGTCGGGCTGAAGAACGGAGGAGCCACATGTTACATGAATGCTGTGTTCCAGCAGCTCTACATGCAGCCAGGTCTGGCAGAG GCTTTCCTCTCCATTGAGGATGACACAGACCAGCCTGAGGAAAGTGTCTTCTACCAGGTGCAGTCTTTGTTCGGACATCTGATGGAGAGCAAACTGCAATACTATATACCTGAGAACTTCTGGAAG ATCTTCAAGATGTGGAACAAGGAGTTGTATGTGAGGGAACAGCAGGATGCCTATGAGTTCTTCACTAGCCTGGTGGACCAGCTGGACGAGCATCTAAAG AAAATGGGTCGAGAGCAGAtcttcaaaaacacatttcagggAATCTTCTCTGACCAGAAGATTTGTAAAGACTGTCCACACAG GTACGAGCGTGAAGAAACCTTCATGGCGTTGAACCTTGGAGTAACTTCATGTCAGAGTCTAGAGATCTCATTAGACCAGTTTGTCAGAGGAGAGGTGCTTGAGGGTAGCAACGCCTACTACTGTGAGAAATGCCAGGAGAAG agaaccacagtGAAAAGGACATGTATCAAATCCCTACCCAGCGTTCTATGCATTCACCTCATGCGCTTCGGCTTCGACTGGGAAAGCGGACGCTCCATCAAATACGATGAACAGATTAGG TTCCCCTGGGTGTTGAACATGGAGCCCTACACTGTCTCTGGAATGGCTCGTCAGGACTGCAGTGGAGAGGGGAGCGAGGGGCGAGGAGATGGGACGTCAGGAGGGTCGCCCAGAAAGAAAGTCACAATTTCTGAGAACTACGAGCTTGTGGGAGTTGTTGTCCACAGCGGTCAGGCACATGCCGGACACTACTACTCCTTCATTAAAGACAGGCG TGGTAGTGCCCGGGGTCGTTGGTACAAGTTCAATGACAATGTGGTGGAGGAGTTTGATATGAATGATGAAACTCTGGAGTACGAGTGCTTCGGGGGAGAGTACCGCCCCAAAGTCTACGACCAGT CCAACCCGTACCCTGATGTGCGGAGGAGATACTGGAACGCCTACATGTTGTTCTATCAAAAGATCAGCGACCAAAACTCACCGGTCCTGCCCAAAAAAAGTAGAGTCAGCATCATGAGGCAAGAAGCAGAGGACCTTACACT GTCTGCCCCATCCTCTCCTGATGTTTCCCCGCAGTCCTCTCCTCGCCCCCCACGGGCCAACAATGACCGTCTTACCCTCCTCACCCGTCTGGTCCgcaaaggagagaagaagggcTTATTTGTAGAGAAGATGCCTGCCAGCATCTATCAG AATGTGCGAGATGAAAATCTCAAGTTCATGAGGAACAGAGACGTCTACAACAGCGACTACTTCAACTTCACTCTCTCGCTCACCTCCGTTAATGcg ACAAAACTGAAGCATTCTGAATACCAGCCCATGGCCAAAGAGAGTCTCCAGCTGGCTGTTCACTTTCTCTTCCACACATACCTGCACACCAAAAAGAAACTCCG GGTGGACACGGAGGAGTGGATGGCCACAGTAGAGGTGTTGCTGACCAAGAGCAGTGAGGCGTGTCAGTGGATGGTGCAGTACCTAGTTGGACCAGAGGGACGTGAGATCACCAG GGTTTGTCTGTTAGAGTGCAGCATGAGGGAGGTGAGGGTGGTCGTCGCAGCCATCCTCGAAAAGACCCTGGAGTGCGCGCTTCACTTTGGAGACCCAGGATTGGACGGTTTGACCGACGCCCTTCTGTCCCTACTGGACAAAGATGTTCCTGAGAATGTGAAAAACTGTGCTCAGTACTTCAGCCTCTTCAGTAACTTTGCTCAGAGG GGTTGTGGTCCTTGTCAGTTGTTGTTGAAACACTCAGCTTATCGCCGGATGCTCATGTTCCTGTTGGGACCAAACAGGCAGAATAACCAG AACCGGCGCTGGAGTCCAGCACAGGCTCGAGAATTCCTTCACCTCCACAGCACTCTGGCCCTCCTCACCCTGCAGTCTGACCTCGGCCCACAGCGGACACACT CTCCAGGTGGTTTTAAGCTGCGTGTGGTTAACGTCCCGTCATCCAGcccactcctccccctccacacGGATATCCTGACCTCGCTCTTCACTCCAGAGGGACAGCCTTACCTTCTAGAG GTAATGTTTGCCATGCGTGAGTTGTCCGGCCCGCTGTCTCTCCTCATAGAAATGGTGACGTACTGCTCGTTCTGTAATGAGCCCTTCTCCCTGGGTGTGCTGCAGCTActcaag ATTCAGCTGGAGACGGCTCCACCTCATGAACTGAAGAACATTTTTCAGATGCTCCAGGAGCTACTA GTAGCAGAAGACCCTCTGCAAACCCAGAGACTCAAATATGCTTTTGAGTCAGACAAAGGCCTGTTAG CCTTGATGCACCAGAGCAACAACATGGACAGCAGACGCTGCTACCAGTGTGTGAAGTTCCTAGTCACATTAGCCCAGAA GTGTCCTCCAGCCAAGGATTACTTCAAGGACTTGTCCGGTCACTGGAGCTGGGCAGTGCAGTGGCTACAGAAAAAG ATGACAGAACACTACTGGACTCCACAGAGCAACGTCTCCAATGAGACATCCACCAACAAAACCTTCCAACGCACTATCTCCGcacag GATACCTTGGCCTATGCTACAGCGCTGTTGAACGAGAAGGAGCAGTCTGGCAGCAGTAACGGCTCTGACGGCAGCCCAGCAAATGAAAACGCCGAGCGCAGCCTCCGACAG GGGTCCGAGTCTCCCATGATGCTTGGCGATTCCAAGAGCGATCTAGAAGACGTTGACCCGTAG